The Terriglobia bacterium genome includes a region encoding these proteins:
- a CDS encoding response regulator transcription factor produces MRILIAEDDAPLATVIAQAFKSEDHVTEVAPAGDDALQRMQNEEFDFLILDLNLPVISGSEVLHKVRSENRDIPILILTATDEVAERVACLDAGADDYLTKPFSFSELSARIRAVLRRKNHPGQAYLKVADLELDYMQRTVQRGERVIELTPKEFGLLEYFMRNPGQHITRNMIIEHVWKLSPDTMTNVVDVYVNYLRKKIDEGEKVKLIRTVRGVGYEFGPNEDDDEPED; encoded by the coding sequence ATGCGCATCCTGATCGCAGAAGATGATGCTCCGCTTGCGACGGTCATCGCCCAGGCATTTAAGTCTGAAGACCATGTGACCGAGGTCGCCCCTGCAGGCGATGATGCGCTGCAGCGCATGCAAAACGAAGAATTTGATTTTCTCATTCTTGATTTAAACCTTCCTGTCATTTCAGGCAGTGAAGTGCTTCACAAAGTCAGAAGCGAGAACCGGGACATTCCTATCCTGATTCTGACGGCAACGGACGAGGTGGCGGAACGGGTAGCTTGCCTGGACGCCGGCGCCGACGATTACCTGACGAAGCCGTTCTCATTCTCAGAGCTTTCTGCACGCATACGCGCGGTGCTGCGGCGCAAGAACCATCCGGGACAGGCATATCTTAAAGTGGCCGACCTGGAATTGGATTACATGCAGAGGACGGTGCAGCGCGGGGAACGTGTAATTGAATTGACGCCCAAGGAATTTGGCCTGCTGGAATATTTTATGCGCAATCCTGGCCAGCATATAACCCGCAACATGATCATTGAGCATGTCTGGAAGCTTTCACCAGACACCATGACCAATGTGGTTGACGTTTACGTAAATTACCTGCGCAAAAAGATTGACGAGGGCGAAAAAGTAAAATTGATCCGTACGGTACGGGGCGTAGGGTATGAGTTTGGACCTAATGAAGACGATGACGAACCGGAAGACTAA
- a CDS encoding DUF1028 domain-containing protein, with product MLLLLIMVFAVSGAAVASPLPPVSTFSIVAIDPRTGEMGVAVASRYFSVGSVVPWAMADVGAVATQANVNVGYGQQALDLLRQGLTAPEVLKKILADDKFPGKDGRQVAIVDAKGNVAAYTGPNAPKWAGDRQGKTWSAQGNILVGPQVPEAMGKAFDASQGELAEKLFAALKAGDAAGGDARGRQSASMLVVSKGQGRNINNDRYIYINVDDNPDPFTELRRLLDLNLAYNYGDQTFKALDAGNIEKARAAAQQALRYAPNSFGSHMRLAFLDYVLGDKTASLDEFAKARAIDSKNFDKQWKEDVDFDRFKPMASDKEFLQKLFPNGVPQ from the coding sequence TTGCTGCTTTTATTGATCATGGTTTTTGCTGTGAGCGGAGCTGCTGTTGCATCGCCGCTGCCGCCGGTCTCTACATTTTCCATCGTCGCCATTGATCCGCGAACGGGTGAGATGGGCGTGGCCGTGGCTTCAAGATATTTCTCTGTGGGATCGGTGGTGCCATGGGCCATGGCGGACGTGGGCGCAGTGGCCACGCAGGCGAATGTCAACGTCGGCTACGGGCAGCAGGCGCTGGATTTATTGCGTCAAGGACTGACGGCCCCGGAAGTCCTGAAGAAAATTCTGGCCGATGACAAGTTTCCAGGCAAGGACGGACGCCAGGTGGCGATCGTCGACGCGAAAGGAAATGTGGCGGCTTACACCGGACCGAACGCGCCCAAGTGGGCGGGCGATCGGCAAGGCAAGACGTGGTCGGCACAAGGAAATATCCTGGTGGGGCCGCAGGTGCCGGAAGCCATGGGCAAAGCTTTTGACGCTTCACAAGGTGAGCTGGCAGAAAAACTTTTTGCGGCGCTCAAGGCCGGTGATGCCGCCGGGGGCGATGCTCGTGGACGGCAGTCCGCGTCCATGCTGGTGGTGAGCAAGGGCCAGGGACGCAACATTAATAATGATCGCTACATTTATATCAATGTTGACGATAATCCTGATCCGTTTACGGAATTGCGGCGGCTGCTTGATTTGAATCTGGCGTACAACTATGGCGACCAGACGTTCAAAGCGCTGGACGCAGGCAACATTGAGAAGGCGCGCGCCGCGGCGCAACAGGCGCTGCGTTATGCGCCGAACAGCTTTGGCAGCCACATGCGGCTGGCGTTTCTGGACTACGTACTCGGCGACAAGACGGCATCGCTGGATGAATTTGCCAAGGCCAGGGCAATTGATTCCAAAAATTTCGACAAGCAATGGAAAGAAGACGTGGATTTTGATCGCTTCAAGCCCATGGCCTCTGACAAAGAATTTCTACAGAAGCTGTTTCCAAACGGCGTGCCGCAATAA
- a CDS encoding DUF1634 domain-containing protein: MSRQDFAVDRVLSHTLKFGAYTAFVLVVAGLLLQLVVPWGNRVAVAGLFVLLATPGLRIIAACVQFLHERDFKYALVAFGVLAIVVLAYVLGVQT; the protein is encoded by the coding sequence ATGAGCCGGCAGGATTTTGCCGTCGATCGGGTGCTGTCTCATACGCTGAAGTTTGGCGCGTACACGGCCTTTGTATTGGTCGTGGCGGGATTGCTGCTGCAACTCGTCGTACCGTGGGGGAACCGCGTGGCCGTTGCCGGACTGTTTGTATTGCTGGCCACTCCCGGGCTGCGTATTATTGCGGCCTGCGTGCAATTTCTGCACGAGCGCGATTTCAAGTATGCTCTTGTAGCTTTTGGAGTGCTGGCAATTGTGGTGCTTGCATATGTGCTGGGGGTGCAAACTTGA
- a CDS encoding DinB family protein: MPTSNKFSMAEAIALLTRTPATLNALLRGLPDIWAHSNEGQDTWSAFDIVGHLIVADRTDWMPRVRMIMEHGEARPFEPFDRFAQMRESEGKSLEQLLDAFTRLRSENLAALEALDLQSSDLARRGKHPALGPVTLSELLATWAVHDLTHLHQLSRVMAYQYREAVGPWSAFLGVLKCSGHSAP, from the coding sequence ATGCCGACCTCAAACAAATTCAGCATGGCGGAAGCGATTGCGCTTCTCACACGAACTCCAGCAACACTGAACGCGCTTTTGCGCGGACTGCCCGACATCTGGGCGCATAGCAACGAAGGGCAAGATACGTGGAGCGCCTTTGATATTGTGGGCCACCTGATTGTTGCGGACCGCACTGACTGGATGCCGCGCGTCAGGATGATCATGGAGCATGGAGAGGCAAGGCCATTCGAGCCATTTGACCGCTTTGCGCAGATGAGAGAGAGCGAAGGCAAATCCCTGGAGCAGCTTCTGGATGCTTTCACGCGGTTGAGAAGCGAGAACTTGGCCGCGCTGGAAGCGCTGGACCTGCAATCATCTGACCTGGCGCGGCGCGGTAAACATCCGGCGCTGGGACCGGTAACGCTATCTGAACTGCTGGCAACATGGGCAGTGCACGATCTTACGCATCTGCATCAGCTTTCGCGGGTGATGGCCTACCAGTATCGTGAAGCCGTGGGGCCGTGGAGCGCGTTTCTGGGCGTGCTGAAGTGTAGTGGGCATAGCGCGCCTTAG
- a CDS encoding acetate/propionate family kinase, with product MEQTFLCLNGGSSSLKFAVYRLGDAAEERVFSGAVEAIGQPGGKVWLRSGDKTLQEESGKFPDHTAAMKRMFAVLREQGVEKLAAAGHRIVHGGPKFTAPQLIDAQLTQALKELIPFAPLHLPSQVAMIEAVAAHFPDLPQVACFDTAFHSRMPEVAQRFALPQKLWEQGIRRYGFHGLSYEYVVGKLGRELGRRAIIAHLGNGASMVALKDGLPVDTSMGMTPSGGFMMGTRSGDLDPGVLIHLLKEGYPADRLEALVDQEAGLLGVSGQTSDMKTLLQESQTDSAARMAVQMFAYQVRKFIGAYAAVLNGLDTLVFTGGIGERAAEIRIKICFGLEYLGVALDTQANARNAEVISPPNSQCAVRVVQTDEDLMIARHTRAVSLNS from the coding sequence ATGGAACAGACTTTTCTGTGCCTGAACGGCGGCTCTTCGTCGCTGAAGTTTGCGGTGTATCGCCTGGGCGATGCGGCGGAAGAGAGAGTTTTTTCCGGCGCTGTTGAAGCCATCGGGCAGCCCGGAGGCAAGGTATGGCTGCGCAGCGGAGACAAAACGCTGCAAGAAGAGAGCGGTAAATTTCCCGATCACACAGCAGCCATGAAGAGAATGTTTGCCGTGCTGCGCGAGCAAGGAGTTGAGAAGCTGGCGGCGGCAGGGCATCGGATTGTGCATGGCGGGCCAAAGTTCACCGCGCCACAGCTGATTGATGCCCAGCTCACGCAGGCGCTGAAGGAGCTAATTCCTTTTGCGCCGCTGCATCTACCGAGCCAGGTGGCGATGATCGAAGCGGTGGCGGCGCATTTTCCCGATCTGCCGCAGGTGGCTTGCTTTGATACGGCGTTTCACAGCCGAATGCCGGAAGTGGCGCAGCGGTTTGCGTTGCCGCAGAAGCTCTGGGAACAGGGAATCAGGCGCTATGGTTTTCACGGCCTCTCTTATGAATACGTTGTTGGCAAGCTAGGACGGGAATTGGGACGGCGCGCCATCATTGCGCATCTGGGAAACGGTGCCAGCATGGTGGCGCTGAAAGACGGCTTGCCCGTGGATACCAGCATGGGCATGACCCCTTCCGGCGGATTCATGATGGGAACGCGGAGCGGCGACCTTGATCCCGGAGTACTTATACACCTGCTGAAAGAAGGTTACCCCGCTGACCGGCTGGAAGCACTAGTGGACCAAGAGGCTGGATTGCTTGGCGTATCCGGGCAGACCAGCGACATGAAGACCCTTTTGCAGGAAAGCCAGACAGATAGCGCCGCTCGCATGGCTGTGCAAATGTTTGCCTATCAAGTGCGTAAGTTCATCGGCGCTTATGCGGCTGTGCTGAATGGACTGGACACGCTGGTGTTTACCGGCGGCATCGGCGAGCGGGCCGCAGAAATTCGGATTAAGATATGTTTTGGCCTAGAATATCTAGGGGTCGCGCTGGATACGCAGGCCAATGCCAGAAACGCGGAAGTAATAAGCCCGCCAAACAGCCAGTGCGCCGTGCGGGTAGTCCAAACCGATGAAGACTTGATGATCGCGCGCCATACCCGCGCTGTAAGCCTCAACAGTTGA
- a CDS encoding 3-isopropylmalate dehydratase: MQKRPDTCKFEGRILFLTEDPELIRRQLAGEDLPWDTKNPQNNPKLRDDISTDEITPAHICFFFDEKLGEWPYTGLKCGSEVPIKRGDVKKGGFVAAVSGKRRGKGSSREQSPYAELCAGIKLVIAENIERIYKQNCQNLGVLTSTDFSLIDKVRAGEVIPLNRFTEGEDDITRQIIEYGGLFPFNVARMQKKVFLPPITTAKRPMTIAEKIFARHMLNAENEQGVGSVKPGDSGFARTDLRFSHEYVTPMSAIFFEHFVGKDAKVNDPATILFFRDHLTFLDEVISEEKKKMGLLDLAGQLKYKQEDFAAKQGIRLHGELKDRKGSEGICHSIVAETYALPGQLNVGSDSHTPHVGAVGCIAFGIGTTDVFNSWITKDVRVKVPESVKVIVRGKRKPNVTAKDYILLLLSMEYIRSGKALAKVMEYSGEAIEALSVDERATMTNMAAEIGGFTGIVAPDQKTVEFLMERRGMSRAEAEKYCEGLFSDTDAQYAHVIELNADDITPMVATPGDPGNGKFIRDLNTPVPVEIAYGGTCTAGKNADMDMYAQVLSDALQQGKRVAESCKFYIQFGSQETREYCVRKGYLDIFKRVGAIVIEPSCGACINAGPGVSTRPDQVVISAQNRNFPGRSGPGLMYLASPYTVAASAVAGYIVEYEPNGRESMPSGVGMEKQRRK, translated from the coding sequence ATCCAGAAGCGCCCTGATACATGCAAATTTGAGGGACGCATCCTGTTTCTGACCGAAGATCCTGAGCTGATTCGCCGCCAATTGGCCGGGGAAGACCTGCCGTGGGACACGAAGAACCCGCAGAACAATCCCAAGCTGCGCGACGACATCTCCACGGACGAGATTACGCCTGCGCATATCTGCTTCTTTTTTGATGAGAAGCTGGGCGAATGGCCTTATACCGGCCTGAAGTGCGGTAGTGAAGTCCCGATCAAGCGCGGCGACGTGAAGAAGGGCGGCTTTGTGGCGGCCGTGAGTGGGAAGCGCCGCGGCAAGGGATCGAGCCGCGAACAGTCACCGTATGCGGAGCTGTGCGCAGGAATCAAGCTGGTGATCGCGGAAAACATTGAGCGCATTTACAAACAGAATTGCCAGAACCTGGGCGTGCTTACGTCCACGGATTTCAGTTTGATTGATAAGGTGCGCGCCGGAGAAGTGATTCCTCTGAACAGATTCACTGAAGGCGAAGACGACATTACGCGCCAGATCATTGAGTACGGCGGACTGTTCCCATTTAACGTGGCTCGCATGCAGAAGAAGGTCTTCCTGCCGCCGATTACGACCGCGAAGCGGCCGATGACGATTGCAGAAAAGATTTTTGCGCGGCACATGCTGAATGCCGAAAATGAGCAGGGCGTGGGATCTGTGAAGCCGGGCGATTCAGGCTTTGCCCGCACTGATCTGCGCTTCAGCCATGAGTATGTGACGCCTATGTCGGCGATTTTCTTTGAGCATTTTGTGGGCAAGGATGCGAAGGTCAACGATCCGGCGACGATCCTGTTTTTCCGCGACCATCTGACTTTTCTGGACGAAGTAATTTCTGAAGAAAAGAAAAAGATGGGTTTGCTTGATCTGGCAGGGCAGCTCAAATACAAGCAGGAAGATTTTGCCGCCAAGCAGGGCATCCGGCTGCACGGCGAGTTGAAAGACCGCAAGGGTTCAGAGGGAATCTGCCATTCGATTGTGGCGGAGACTTATGCGCTGCCGGGCCAGTTGAACGTCGGGTCCGACTCGCACACGCCGCATGTGGGCGCGGTGGGCTGCATTGCGTTCGGCATCGGTACCACGGACGTTTTTAATTCATGGATCACGAAAGACGTTCGCGTGAAAGTTCCGGAGTCGGTGAAGGTCATTGTTCGCGGCAAGCGCAAGCCCAACGTGACCGCGAAGGATTACATTTTGCTGCTGCTGAGCATGGAGTACATACGCAGCGGCAAGGCGCTGGCCAAGGTTATGGAATATTCCGGCGAGGCCATTGAAGCGCTGAGCGTGGACGAACGCGCTACTATGACGAACATGGCGGCGGAAATTGGCGGCTTTACCGGCATTGTTGCGCCCGACCAGAAGACCGTGGAGTTCCTGATGGAACGGCGCGGCATGTCGCGTGCGGAAGCGGAGAAGTATTGCGAAGGTCTCTTCAGCGATACTGATGCGCAGTACGCGCATGTGATTGAACTGAACGCCGACGACATTACGCCGATGGTCGCCACGCCTGGTGATCCGGGCAACGGCAAGTTTATTCGCGACCTGAATACGCCTGTTCCAGTGGAGATCGCCTACGGCGGAACGTGCACAGCGGGCAAGAACGCCGACATGGATATGTATGCTCAGGTACTTTCTGACGCGCTGCAACAAGGCAAGCGCGTGGCGGAGAGCTGCAAGTTCTATATCCAGTTTGGCTCGCAGGAGACGCGCGAGTATTGCGTGCGCAAAGGCTATCTCGATATTTTCAAGCGCGTGGGCGCCATTGTGATTGAGCCGAGTTGTGGCGCGTGCATCAATGCCGGGCCGGGAGTTTCCACGCGGCCGGACCAAGTGGTGATCAGCGCGCAGAACCGCAATTTCCCCGGCCGCAGCGGCCCAGG
- a CDS encoding rhomboid family intramembrane serine protease: protein MPSCLKCGTALAVNEEGVAPVLCDRCAGVATGRARRSMAMGGLGTYPATTLLMAISIIAYIADFVPGVDLKSLGANIGPLTLSGEYWRLFTAGFLHANIFHIGFNMWCLWSLGRLSERLFGKWQTFAIYMITGVGGALLSIASNHQRSELGASGAIFGIVGAVMAGVKFDDLTISAGEKKAIFSSVVFFAIFNFMFGMYGNTDNICHLGGFVTGLLVGLPLSAFARHNKLLQVGTLVVTSMVVAAGASELVQQEGPPAKKTAAAIAWHQRNYPKAVHLLEQYTVARPQDDDGLVFLGTAYWNNNEPEKAIGAFEQALRVNPNSEDAKQDLEELRSRLAPEEKK from the coding sequence ATGCCTAGCTGCCTGAAATGCGGTACCGCCCTGGCGGTAAATGAAGAAGGAGTCGCGCCCGTTCTGTGTGACCGTTGCGCCGGTGTGGCCACGGGCCGCGCACGTCGCTCCATGGCCATGGGCGGTCTGGGCACTTACCCCGCGACTACCCTGCTGATGGCCATCAGCATCATTGCTTACATTGCAGACTTCGTTCCCGGCGTCGATCTCAAGTCCTTGGGCGCAAATATTGGCCCGCTTACACTCAGTGGTGAATACTGGCGTCTATTTACTGCGGGTTTTCTGCATGCGAACATCTTCCACATCGGCTTCAACATGTGGTGCCTCTGGAGCCTGGGCCGGCTCTCAGAGCGTCTCTTTGGTAAATGGCAGACATTCGCAATCTATATGATCACCGGCGTTGGCGGCGCGCTTCTTAGTATCGCGTCCAATCACCAACGCTCTGAACTTGGGGCGTCCGGCGCCATCTTCGGTATTGTTGGCGCCGTAATGGCCGGAGTGAAATTTGACGATCTTACCATCTCCGCCGGTGAGAAGAAAGCCATTTTTAGCAGTGTTGTCTTTTTTGCCATTTTCAACTTCATGTTTGGCATGTACGGCAACACTGACAACATCTGCCACCTGGGCGGCTTTGTCACCGGATTGCTGGTGGGATTGCCGTTGAGCGCTTTTGCCCGGCACAACAAATTATTGCAAGTGGGAACTCTGGTCGTCACTTCCATGGTCGTTGCCGCCGGAGCAAGTGAGCTGGTCCAGCAGGAAGGACCGCCAGCCAAGAAAACCGCCGCCGCAATTGCATGGCACCAGAGAAATTACCCAAAAGCTGTACATTTGCTGGAACAGTACACAGTAGCAAGGCCTCAGGATGATGATGGGCTCGTCTTTCTGGGTACCGCTTATTGGAATAACAATGAACCGGAAAAGGCGATCGGGGCTTTCGAACAGGCTCTCCGCGTCAACCCAAACTCTGAAGATGCAAAACAGGATCTTGAAGAACTCCGCAGCCGCCTTGCTCCTGAGGAAAAGAAATAA
- a CDS encoding phosphoketolase family protein: MPKTLTHEDLITNAGPLSQDELRKIDRYWRAANYLSVGQIYLRDNALLREPLKLQHTKPRLLGHFGTTPGLNFIYAHMNRVIRKNDLNAIYVTGPGHGGPGIVANTYLEGSYTELYPKITQDEAGMQRLFQQFSWPGGIPSHASPDTPGSINEGGELGYSLLHAYGAAFDNPDLLVCCVVGDGEAETGALATSWHSNKFLNPAHDGAVLPVLHLNGYKIAGPTVLARIPKEELIDLFVGYGYKPYFVEGDDPPLMHQLMASTLDKVSAEIKDIQSEARRNADAPRPQWPMIILRSPKGWTGPKTVDGVQIEGTFRSHQVPVTDLDKPGHLRILEQWMQSYKPEELFDKNGKLIPELAALAPSGNRRMGANPHANGGLLLKDLKMPDFRQYAVKVTQPGSEFDESTRILGKFLRDVMKLNLESANFRVMGPDETDSNRLSAIFEVTDRVSMAEILPNDVHVGRDGRVMEVLSEHMCQGWLEGYLLTGRHGFFSCYEAFIHIVTSMYNQHSKWLEAVRHIPWRKPIASLNYLLTSHVWRQDHNGFSHQDPGFLDNAVNKKPEVVRAYFPPDANTLLSVADHCLRSRNYVNIIVAGKQPELQWLDMDAAVKHCTAGIGKWNWASNDDGDEPDAVLACAGDVPTLEVLAAVSLLRKHVPSLKIRVVNVVDLMTLQAPGEHPHSLTDEAFDALFTTNKPVIFAYHGYPWLIHRLCYRRRNHDNMHVRGYKEEGTTTTPFDMVVRNNMDRFQLAIDTIHRIPGLKADEAVAFFQSKLAEHKKYVASHGEDMPEVQNWRWS, from the coding sequence ATGCCCAAGACCCTTACCCACGAAGATTTAATTACTAATGCCGGTCCCCTGAGCCAGGACGAGTTGCGCAAGATTGATCGTTACTGGCGGGCGGCGAATTATCTATCGGTTGGACAGATCTATCTTCGCGATAATGCGCTGCTGCGCGAGCCCCTGAAGCTCCAGCACACCAAGCCTCGGCTGCTGGGGCATTTTGGAACAACGCCGGGGCTGAATTTTATTTATGCGCACATGAATCGGGTGATCCGGAAGAATGACCTTAACGCGATTTATGTGACTGGGCCGGGGCATGGCGGGCCAGGCATTGTGGCCAATACTTATCTGGAAGGTTCGTATACGGAGCTGTATCCGAAGATCACGCAGGATGAGGCGGGCATGCAGAGGTTGTTCCAGCAATTCTCATGGCCCGGAGGGATTCCCAGCCATGCGTCGCCGGACACGCCAGGATCAATCAACGAAGGTGGAGAGCTGGGATATTCATTGCTGCATGCTTACGGAGCGGCGTTTGATAATCCTGACCTGCTGGTGTGCTGCGTGGTGGGCGATGGCGAAGCAGAGACCGGCGCGCTGGCTACAAGCTGGCACTCGAACAAGTTTTTAAATCCAGCACACGACGGTGCAGTGCTGCCGGTGCTGCACCTGAATGGATACAAAATCGCCGGGCCAACGGTGCTGGCGCGCATACCGAAAGAAGAATTGATTGATCTGTTTGTCGGCTACGGTTACAAGCCCTATTTTGTGGAAGGCGATGATCCGCCGCTGATGCATCAGTTGATGGCGTCAACACTGGATAAAGTGAGTGCCGAGATCAAAGACATTCAGAGTGAAGCACGCAGGAATGCGGATGCGCCGCGCCCGCAGTGGCCGATGATTATTTTGCGCAGTCCCAAAGGGTGGACCGGGCCGAAGACCGTCGATGGCGTACAGATTGAAGGAACGTTTCGCTCGCATCAGGTCCCGGTGACGGACCTGGACAAGCCGGGACATCTCAGGATCCTTGAGCAATGGATGCAGAGCTACAAGCCGGAAGAACTATTCGATAAAAATGGGAAGTTAATACCGGAACTGGCGGCGCTGGCGCCCAGCGGAAATCGGCGTATGGGAGCGAACCCGCACGCGAATGGCGGCCTGCTGCTGAAAGACCTGAAGATGCCTGACTTCCGGCAATATGCAGTGAAGGTAACGCAGCCGGGCAGTGAATTTGACGAGTCGACACGGATACTCGGAAAATTCCTGCGCGACGTGATGAAGCTGAATCTGGAAAGCGCGAATTTCCGCGTGATGGGGCCGGATGAAACGGATTCAAATCGGCTGTCGGCAATTTTTGAAGTCACGGACCGCGTTTCTATGGCCGAAATTCTTCCCAATGACGTGCATGTGGGCCGTGACGGGCGGGTGATGGAAGTGCTGAGCGAGCACATGTGCCAGGGGTGGCTGGAAGGTTATTTGCTCACGGGACGACATGGATTTTTCTCGTGCTATGAAGCGTTCATCCATATTGTGACGTCGATGTACAACCAGCACTCAAAGTGGCTGGAAGCGGTGCGTCATATTCCCTGGCGTAAGCCGATTGCGTCACTCAACTATTTGCTTACGTCCCATGTGTGGCGGCAGGACCATAACGGCTTTAGCCATCAGGACCCGGGATTTCTGGACAATGCGGTCAACAAGAAGCCGGAAGTTGTGCGCGCGTACTTTCCGCCGGACGCGAACACGCTGCTCTCTGTGGCGGACCACTGCCTGCGTAGCAGAAATTACGTGAACATTATTGTTGCCGGGAAGCAGCCGGAATTGCAGTGGCTGGATATGGACGCGGCGGTCAAGCACTGCACGGCGGGAATCGGCAAGTGGAATTGGGCGAGCAATGATGATGGCGACGAGCCCGACGCCGTGCTGGCGTGCGCGGGCGACGTCCCGACTTTGGAAGTTTTGGCTGCGGTTTCACTGCTGCGGAAGCATGTGCCCAGCTTGAAGATCAGGGTGGTGAACGTAGTTGATCTCATGACGTTGCAGGCACCCGGCGAGCATCCGCATAGCCTGACGGACGAGGCTTTTGACGCGCTGTTTACCACGAACAAGCCGGTGATCTTTGCATACCACGGCTATCCCTGGCTGATTCACCGGCTGTGCTATCGCCGGCGAAACCACGACAACATGCACGTCCGCGGCTATAAAGAAGAGGGAACTACCACGACTCCTTTTGATATGGTGGTGCGGAACAACATGGACCGCTTTCAGCTTGCCATTGACACCATTCACCGAATCCCGGGCCTAAAAGCCGATGAGGCAGTTGCGTTTTTCCAAAGCAAGCTGGCAGAGCACAAGAAATATGTTGCGTCGCACGGCGAAGACATGCCTGAAGTGCAGAATTGGCGCTGGAGCTGA
- a CDS encoding rhomboid family intramembrane serine protease: MPAQPVVRSRPPIATIALLAINIGIFVIMVASGISWITPQTDQVLRWGADYGPYTLSGQYWRLITSMFLHFGIIHIFGNMWCLWSLGQLTEKLIDSVSLLGLYLVTGIGAALLSLSWDPMRVSAGASGAIFGIAGALISVLYFGRLGLQPASVRKLLGYVVRFAFLNLIFGLQGHIDNMAHLGGLVTGLVAGLFLARTFNAAPEEQSARRRVVLAISAVLVILLFVPVIRAKQYAVEFAQGEAALDHNDLNAAISHLQKYVAARPDDAIGHALLGSAFQQAERFNEAAKEFERSLEIEPDYPYAQVGLARIYAYQKKTDKALELFAKGMPRIEPDAPTLYMYAVALKDAGKLPEAESQVRRAIQLDPKDVDAHKLLAEILTMEGKKDEAVAEEKRIQDLGADAVVHPLK; the protein is encoded by the coding sequence TTGCCGGCCCAACCGGTCGTTAGATCCAGACCACCGATAGCAACAATTGCGCTGCTCGCCATCAACATTGGCATTTTTGTCATTATGGTGGCTTCCGGAATCTCATGGATAACCCCGCAGACAGATCAGGTCCTGCGCTGGGGCGCCGATTACGGTCCCTATACTCTCTCTGGACAATATTGGCGGCTGATTACATCAATGTTTCTGCACTTTGGCATCATCCATATTTTTGGCAATATGTGGTGCTTGTGGTCGCTGGGACAGTTAACAGAAAAGTTGATTGACTCTGTCTCTTTATTAGGGCTGTACCTGGTAACGGGAATCGGCGCTGCCCTGTTAAGTTTGAGCTGGGACCCCATGCGCGTAAGCGCTGGCGCGTCCGGCGCAATATTCGGCATCGCCGGCGCGTTGATCAGCGTGCTGTACTTTGGCAGGCTTGGCCTACAGCCCGCGAGCGTGCGAAAGCTGCTCGGCTATGTTGTCCGGTTCGCTTTCCTGAATCTTATTTTTGGATTGCAAGGCCACATTGATAATATGGCGCATCTAGGCGGCCTCGTCACTGGATTGGTGGCGGGACTTTTCCTCGCCCGGACCTTTAACGCCGCTCCTGAAGAACAATCGGCCCGGCGAAGAGTCGTGTTGGCGATCAGCGCTGTCCTGGTCATATTGCTTTTTGTCCCGGTGATCCGGGCCAAGCAATACGCCGTGGAATTTGCCCAGGGCGAGGCTGCTCTTGACCATAACGATCTCAATGCCGCTATCTCCCATCTTCAAAAGTACGTTGCCGCCCGTCCCGATGATGCTATTGGCCACGCGCTACTGGGTTCCGCGTTTCAGCAAGCTGAACGCTTCAATGAGGCAGCAAAGGAATTCGAGCGCAGTCTGGAGATTGAACCGGATTACCCGTACGCTCAGGTGGGCCTTGCCAGGATTTATGCCTACCAGAAAAAGACTGACAAGGCGCTGGAGTTATTCGCAAAAGGAATGCCCCGCATCGAACCAGACGCCCCGACCCTTTACATGTACGCGGTCGCGCTTAAGGACGCCGGCAAGCTGCCTGAAGCGGAGAGCCAGGTCCGTCGCGCCATTCAACTCGATCCAAAGGACGTTGATGCGCACAAACTGCTGGCGGAAATCCTGACTATGGAAGGTAAGAAAGATGAGGCCGTTGCCGAAGAGAAACGCATTCAGGATCTCGGCGCAGATGCCGTGGTTCATCCTTTGAAGTGA